Part of the Ammospiza nelsoni isolate bAmmNel1 chromosome 6, bAmmNel1.pri, whole genome shotgun sequence genome is shown below.
tccctccccctctccttcctcccgAAAGTTTTTTTGGGCCTGCCCGCCCGGGTGATTCAGTCGCAGTGTCAATcaccctgccctcctcctcctcccctttcccGCCGCCGGCTCCTCCTCCCGGGGGTAAGTCACAAACTTTATAAGTTGAGCTTTCCGCGAGCCCCCTGGAAGCGGCGAGCGGGCGCGGCGGCCGGGCGGGCTGGTGGCGGTGTCGGCGGCGGGGGGAGGCTGCGAGCAGGGGCGCTGGAGGCTGTGCCTTACCCACGCCGTGACTCCTCGTGTCCGAGTGCCGCTGCCCCACTCGCTTCCCCCCTCGCTCGCCGAAGATGTCCACAGCCCTGGTGTCACCCACCATCTTCGACTTGAGCGAAGTTTTATGCAAGGTAAGGGCGCCGGCGGGGTTTCTGCCGCCAACTTCGGGGCTTTTTAGCTTCCTTCGGGTTCGAGTTCGGgcttccctcttcccctcccccccccacTTAGTTTTCTGGTTGTGAGCGAGTTCTGCGCCGGGACCGGAGGGCGCAGGGCGGGAACCGAGCGCGGCCACCCCGTTTCGGGACTCCGGGGTCTCTCCCGCCCGCGTTTCCCGCCTCGGTCGTTCCGGAGGAGGAAGGGTGGGGGAGCCGCCCGCGCTCCCGGCGGGCTCAGCCGCGGCGCCGAGCGGGGGGGCCGGATCCTTCCCGTgcccccggggccgccgcgcTTCAACACGCCCGGGCGCGGCGCGGAgggcggcggcgctgccgcggggccgggcgggggacGAGCGGGCGGACGGGCGGGCTCCCTCCCCGCGGGGCTCGGCCGCCCCTCGCCGGCCGCGCTGCGGGAGCGGTTGGGCGGGCGCCCCGCCGCGCGCTGCCCTTCCCGCGCGCCGCCGTCCCCGGGGGCGCTCCCGGTGCAGCGCTCCCGTCGCGCGGGGCTTCGCGCGCCCCCCCGCGCCGCTCGCTCGGCCGGCCCCGGGAGCGCTCCGCGCCGcggatgggggggggggggggggggggcgcggCAGGGGGCCCGGGCCGCGCGTggggcggcggaggcggcggccaGATGCGGCTGCGGGGGAGCTGCCGGGGCAGGGCggcccccgccgctccccgggcCGCGGCAGGCGGTGGGTGCCCCGCCGCGCTCGCGGCGCCGCGTGGGGATGTCGGAGGAGGTGGTGGCAGTAGCAGTGACGTGACCGGCTCTTGCTTTGTCCCCGCAGAGCAACAAGATGTTGAATTACAGCCCCTCGGGTGTCAGCGGGTGCCTGCTGGACAGGAAGGCGGTGGGCACCCCGGCAGGCGGGGGTTTCCCTAGGAGGCATTCTGTCACCCTGCCCAACGCCAAGTTTCACCAGAaccagctcctcagcagcctgAAAGGGGAGCCGGCTCCCATGCTGGGCCCCCGCGAAAGCCGCTTCCGGGACCGCTCCTTCTCCGAGGGTGGCGAGCGCCTACTGCAGCAAAAGCAGCCCGGGGGACAGGTCAACTCCAGCCGCTACAAGACGGAGCTGTGCCGCCCCTTCGAGGAGAACGGCGCCTGCAAGTACGGCGACAAGTGCCAGTTCGCCCACGGCATCCACGAGCTGCGGAGCCTCACCCGCCACCCCAAGTACAAGACCGAGCTATGCCGCACTTTCCACACCATCGGCTTCTGTCCCTATGGGCCGCGCTGCCACTTCATCCACAACGCGGAGGAGCGCCGCGCCGTGGCGGGGAGCCGGGAGCCCGCCGTCACCGACAGACCCCgcctgcagcacagcttcagCTTCGCCggcttccccagcactgctgccagcgGGCTGCTGGACAGCCCCACTTCCATCACACCGCCGCCCATGCTGAGCGCCGACGACCTGCTGGGCTCCCCCACCTTGCCTGACTGCGCCAGCAACCCTTTCACCTtctccagccaggagctggtCAGTCTCTTTGCCCCCAGCATGGGGGTGCAGGTGCCCAGCGGGAGCTCCCCCACCACCTTCTTGTTCAGGCCCATGTCCGAGTCCCCCAACATGTTTGACTCGCCACCCAGTCCTCAGGACTCCCTCTCTGACCAGGAGGGCtatctgagcagctccagcagcagccacagcggCTCAGATTCCCCTATCCTGGACACCTCAAGACGTCTTCCCATCTTCAGCAGACTCTCCATCTCCGACGACTAATCCGGGGTTTATTCTTGCCCCTCCCCACCTCTATTACAATGTTAAGCTGAACTCCCCCCACCTTGGCCCCAGTAGCCCAAGCTGGATGTTAACATGTCCACCTGCCTGCCTGATACCCGCTGGCTTAAACCTTAAGTGCCAAAATTACGATGAGAAGCAATAACGTTTACAAAATTAGTGccttttaaaacacttttcaCTGTGACTGTATtacctctccagctgcagagggcaccagcagctctgtgcactTCCAGATGTGCAGGAAGTGTCCGAATCCGGCTCCCTCCACTGGCCACGTACTGCATCGCCctctcccagtcccttcccGACTGGCCAGTTTCTGCTAGGCTGCAGGCATGTGGGCAACTGTTAACATCCGGCCCTCTTTCTCCCCTCCCCTTAAAAGACTAAATCTTGCCTGGATCCGCTCAGGTCTGCGGGAAGAAAAGCTGAGAACGGACAAAGATTGTAGCATGAGTGGGACTTTGACtgggaggaagaaaacaaaagaaaggcaaaaaacaGATGGACTATGAGAGACTTGATTTTGGTGCTAAAAGTTCCCCATGTATACGTGTGACATcttaaaacaaataaagaaatagagGGGTGGGGCTAACAGAAGTCATTCCACACACACAAGTTCGTGTAAACAAAGTTCCAGTAGACATAGCTTTAATGGTTTTGCTCTAGAGTACTTTAGACCTATCTTAGAGCACTCACGCCaagctttttattatttttttctgggtttttaattttgtataaCTTTTCAGAAATTGGAGAGCAAATTTTGCTTGTCACTGCACAACAATATAAAAAGCTTATTTAACTTATCAAAACGTATTTATTGCCAAAacctttgctttttaattttgttcatATTTATCGGGATGATGAATCCATAGAATATATTCTTTTATGTTTAAATTATGATCTTCCATATTAATCTTAAGATTGTGAAgtgtcttttttccttttttccccacagtttAATATATTATACTACAATGACATTTTTTGTAACTTTACactttttttggttattttattttaaaaaatgaaaaattaatttaaaaaatgcaaaaactgTGTTtggattatttattttagaacTCCCTCCCCCTTTTTTTGTGTTGGACTGCAAATGGAGTTGTTGTGCatctttgccttttctcttctccttctcttctcctctcccagGTCTTGCCTACCTGGGCTTTAGAATGTACATACCTGAGGTCTGTTGCGAGACAATGTGGAaggaagactttttttcttcctcttactGTATAGATTCTTCAAGGAGAAAAGCCTTGGGCTCAAAGTGCCTATCTGAAGACATTCCAAATACAGTTTGTCTTTGCATTTCTGTATTCCAAGTTTGGAGTTTTCCTTGCCAAGGTGAATGGGACTGGCACAAAGAGAATAatgaatgtaatttttttttccccctgttacTGTTCGCTacactgctttttcttcctctttgtgtGAGTTTATTTAAAAGAGAATCTCTTTTGTAATGACTGTTTGCAGTTTAAAtcaataaaccccaagttttTTCAAGAAACTGACAGTGGAGCTGGTTTTACTTGGAAAAATCGAGGGGCTGGTTTTAGACAACCCCACAAATGCAGGTGCTTCCCTTCTCGACCCTTGAAGTGcctgcagtgtgcccaggtgtccctCCATTGTTCCCCACTGATGCAGCGGGTCAGCTGTGCAAGTGCTTGGGAGCAGATCAGTGGCAGCAAATACCTGCTGTGACCTACCCTGGTGGCCTCTAACCTTCTCTGTCTCTTGTGGAGTGCTCGAGTCACTCAGTCTGTTCCTGACAAATTCTTTCTGATGAGCGTGGCATAAACCTGGGACTGGCTTTTGTTGCTTGCGTGTTTTGTgtgttcctgcagagctgcttcctcTTCAGGGAGGGCTTGCGTGTGTTTTGCGTGAGGCTAAAGTGGGATGTCAAAGTGTTAGAGGTACTCCAAATCTTGGCTTCTTGGTGGTACTGGTCTGCTTGCACAAAGGGGCTCTTTGGTGCTTTGTGGGGGAGAGGAACATGAACCCCCAGTGAAGGCTCAAGTGTATGCACACATCACCTTGCTATCGCATTCAAGTCCTTACATCTTGAAGTATCAGCAATCCCAGAAACTTATCAGGTCACTGGTTTTGTTTAGGAACACATCCTTGCCAGCAGTGCTCATGGTGTTAAGTCTCATGTTTTCACCTTTGAGCTCTTCTATGGAGCAAGCTTTTGCTTCCAAACAAAAGGCTGAAATGTTGCTGCTGAACCACCAATCCTTCAGCTGTCTTAACATGCCTCAATGTTCAGATTTCCTAATTCATGTTGGAATAGTTCCTGCCAAACAAAAGCTGTAGGATACCTCAAGGCTTATGCCGGTGAACCAACCTTCTGTGCTGTTAGCTCTAAGCACTTGTGTGGTCTGGCACTAAAGGTGAGCTGGGTGGAGGAAAGACAGAGGAAGAAGAGTGTTGCTGACAGAAGCTGCTTCCCTTGAACACTACAAAAGCTATGGGGAGTTTCTTTGGCAGATACTGATGTAAATTAGTGCACGGTGTGGTCTGCATGCTGATccctgagagaaagaaaagcctcAGGCACGgcttcagctctgctggccTTCAGCAGTACCTTTGACTGCAAACTTGCTCCTGGGCATAAAGGCAATGAGCCCCATGTGAGGGATGGGTTCTGCCTGGGAAACTTCTGCCCAGTTGCAGCAAGTGCCTAGGTGtgcctcctcagctgctgggaatCAAGCTGTCAGCCCCTGAAGAGTGAGAGTATCTGATCTGGAGGGGATCCCAAGTCTATTGCAGGGCACGCTCATGGGGCTTGAAACTGCCTGCTTCCTTTCTGGACTTTCAATGCAGCTCTTCAAACAAATAGTCTTTGACCAGTTAATAATTGATGAAGAAAATAGCTGTATCAGTTGCACAATGCTATTGGTATGACAAACAACCAGGAAGCTGTGCTAAAAGTAGCTCTTTGACCATGGTACTTGGGTACTTCCCTTGCCCTTCAAGTGCACTGATTCCGGGAAACGAGCACTGCTTTTCTTCTGTGAGTTTATTGATATATGCTTGGTTgctctgtgttttgctttttgaaacTAACCTTGAGCTGGTTCATGCAGGGGATGGAGAAGAGCCAAACAGGATGCAAGAGCCTTCAGCAGTGAAAGGATTTACCTGATCTGATGATTCATTGCTGCTTTGGTGTGTGGCAGCAGACACTCTAGAGAGCATCTCTCCTTCCTTGTATTTACCAGGGATGAGTTGTTCATGCTCCTTCTCACAGTGTTAGCAAGTTCACCTAGTTGATGTTTAGGTGAACCTACCACGGCTGGTAATAGCCTAGGCAAGGCCCAGAAAAGTATAAATAGCCTATTCTGACATGATAGTTTTGAGACACAAATTCCTCTGACTTGAGACTCCTTCACTCTGGATTATTGATATAGTGCATGGGACTTTCAGAGTAGCCATAAAGTAGGGCTGGGCCTGTGCTTGGGAGCAGCTGGTCTTGGTGTgcctgctgtggcagggcagagAGAAGCAAGAACAAGGTGCCTGTGAGGTGCCATGGCAAAGTGTGCCTCTGTACACTGCACAGGCTGTGCTTACAGTTCTTactgtggggcaggggacaccTATGGTGGCTGGTGCTTCTTCTTGCATACATTTTGTTGTAGTCATGGGTGCTTGCTGTGGAAGGGACTTGGTCCATCCCTCTGGGCTACAagcatttgctgctttttggcTTTGAATTTAGGTGTGTCTAGTGCTATCCGCCCTCAATATGTCTTGGAAATTAGAGCCAATGTGTATGGCTGGCTGTGCCAGTTGCCTCTTGGTATGGAACAATGAGATGACTTTGatctgcagagctccaggtggCTCAGATTCCACCCTGGTACCTGCCTCCCCCTTCCTAATTCCTGCAACAGCTGTATGTGTCCCAGAGACACTGTTGACTACTCACTGCTTTGCTATGGACTAGCTGTGGCTTTGGTGCCAAAACACCTTCAGTTCTGCAATTAGAGCCTGTAGAAGCAGAGGCCATCTCATTTCCTGACCATCATAGGAGAGAGATGAAAAGTCAAATTTAGgttctttgttgttgttgatgattttgtttttcaaggcAGTTGGGAACTTAACGGTCTGATTTTGGCCAACTTTTGTTTAGTAAAACTTGTACATAGATATGGTGTGCCAGATTGCAAGAGAtgaaaaataccatttaaaaGGAACCCTGAAATTTTCCAAGTTTCTGGTCCTGACAGAGTTTGACTCATCAATATTGTCATGAAATTgggaggcagagagggaaagaaTTTGGAGAAGAAATATACTTGGAGGGCTGTTACCAGCTGGCTCAAATTTTTAGTCCATATGGTTCCCATGCAGTAATTGCAGTGGTCTGTAGATGGGACTTTGGGCTCCTCCTGCAAATCTCCTTGGGAAGAATGGGCTCTGCCAGGCCTTTGCACAGCAGAGGGGTCATGGCAGTGGGGCAGGAAGGGATGGGGTCACCACTGGAGATCAAGAGCCAGAGATTGAGCCCACAGAGCGTGGGGATAGCATGGGTGAGAAAGAAGCCATGCTGTCTGGAGCCTGAAGACTGCTCCTGTTCAAGTGCATAAAGGCCAATAACCTGGGTCTGTCCAGTGGGGCTCAAGAACATCAAACTGAGGGGAAGGTCTGGATGGTGTACCCTGCTGGATACTATCCGATGACCATGCCCAAGGATATGAATGACTATTAAGATGCAGTAATAGAGGCAAAAACCACAGCATGCCCTTTACACTTGCTAATTGCTGCAATTTGTGTGGTCTGTGTTGGGGAAAGCTAGCATGTGCTTGAGTCTGGAGAAAGAGGCTTTGGGAGAAGGTGTTGTGGTCAGTGTGTGAACAAAGAGGCTCCTGACTTCAGTGCTGGGGGTGTTGTGGGGGCTGGAGGCTGAGGACATGCCCAGGGGCAGCGCTGACACAAAAACACTGCctgagaaggagagagagagagactcATGCTTCAGAGAGGCTCCTCATGCCCTACATTACAAGGGGCAAACGTGAAGGTGTGAGGTCTGGTGCCATGCAGGGGGGCTGATGAGGCAGTCCTACTGCAGAGGGGTGGTGTGCTGAGCGACCACATGCTCCAGCAACAAGCAAAAGTGTGGTCAGTGAAGTGAAAATAGGCAAAAAAATGTAAGAGTGAAGAACGGTGCCTTTCTTACCTGGGCCCCGTAGAAGAGGGGTCAGGAGGAACTCATAGCAGAAGCACTTTGAGCAGCATGAACCAGCCACAAACaggaagaaagcagcaaaaccagtgttAGGAAGGCGTTAGGTGGAAGGAAGGGGTGAAGGAGTTGTAGAGGGTCTCTTGAACACAGGGACAGATGGTGAGACTGGCTTGGTGGGGACACTTCAAGAGTCTGCTGGGAACCCACAGAACAGCTCTTCCCCTCGAGGCTGAGTCCCGTCCAAAATGTTAGAAGATGATTCTGCCTGGTGATGTAAAACGTCCTTTGTTTAGAGACTCTGGCCCATTCAGCAACGCCTTTTCCTCACAAAGCCGATGCTTATTCCCTAGAATACttacagggaggaaaaaaaaaagttcctctAAGACACCCTAAACCAATACCTGCTGTGACTAAGCCCTGTGGGCAGCTCCGCAGCTGATTTATATCCTGCTCCTGCAAACGGGAGGCTTAGAGTGGAAACAGACGCGGCGTTAGGCGCAGCCGAGGGCAGCGCGGAGCGGGCCATGGGGCTGCGGGGCCGCTGCTGCCGGGCGTGACGCCGGCTCGGGTTTCCTCGTAGGCAGAACAGAGCTCCTTTTGGCTAGGGCAGCTTTATGGGCT
Proteins encoded:
- the ZFP36L1 gene encoding mRNA decay activator protein ZFP36L1, whose translation is MSTALVSPTIFDLSEVLCKSNKMLNYSPSGVSGCLLDRKAVGTPAGGGFPRRHSVTLPNAKFHQNQLLSSLKGEPAPMLGPRESRFRDRSFSEGGERLLQQKQPGGQVNSSRYKTELCRPFEENGACKYGDKCQFAHGIHELRSLTRHPKYKTELCRTFHTIGFCPYGPRCHFIHNAEERRAVAGSREPAVTDRPRLQHSFSFAGFPSTAASGLLDSPTSITPPPMLSADDLLGSPTLPDCASNPFTFSSQELVSLFAPSMGVQVPSGSSPTTFLFRPMSESPNMFDSPPSPQDSLSDQEGYLSSSSSSHSGSDSPILDTSRRLPIFSRLSISDD